From a region of the Impatiens glandulifera chromosome 4, dImpGla2.1, whole genome shotgun sequence genome:
- the LOC124933457 gene encoding zinc finger CCCH domain-containing protein 63-like, whose protein sequence is MFSGSRDNTIRVWDLDTMECIETLYGHTSAIMSLICWETYLLSGSMDGTIKVWADKESGHIEVIHTQEEGHGVIALGGIHDEEDKAILLVSCDDSCVRLYDLPSFEERGRLFAKKEVCAIEVLGSKGIFVTGDATGQLAVWKLDGKPSSLR, encoded by the exons ATGTTCTCTGGTTCAAGAGATAATACTATAAGA GTTTGGGATCTTGATACAATGGAGTGCATCGAGACTCTATATGGACACACAAGTGCAATTATGTCGTTGATTTGCTGGGAAACCTATTTACTGTCTGGTTCAATGGATGGAACAATTAAg GTTTGGGCTGATAAAGAAAGTGGGCATATTGAAGTAATTCATACACAAGAAGAGGGACAT GGTGTTATAGCTCTTGGTGGCATTCACGATGAAGAAGATAAGGCGATTCTTTTGGTTTCTTGTGATGATAGTTGTGTTCGTTTATACGATTTGCCTTCATTTGAAGAGAGGGGCAGATTGTTTGCGAAGAAGGAAGTTTGTGCTATTGAAGTGTTGGGTTCCAAGGGTATTTTCGTCACTGGAGATGCGACGGGGCAGTTAGCTGTATGGAAATTAGATGGAAAGCCTTCTTCTCTTCGATGA